A region from the Tahibacter amnicola genome encodes:
- a CDS encoding cytochrome ubiquinol oxidase subunit I produces MDALQLARMEFALAAILHIVFPVITIGLAWFLVLFEILRRRHRTEHWTGLYRFWTRILAINFLAGIATGILLGHQFATLFRPFVEFAAPVLDPLRTAETPLLAVVEAACIGVMLMDGRRGVPAWLRAGATVVVAVMLTNAGYWILCANTFMQHPTGVAVVAGKLVPVDWNAILLNPLLPNRFAHVVLGALFTAALVLAGVGAWQWRRTGSASGRLSVKVSLLALALVVPAQVLTGHLSGLHVREHQPAKFAAIEALWETQHGAPLVLWAWPDQVRQRNMAALEIPRIGSLIFTHDWNGSVDGLDKIAPQNRPPLIPVFFGFRLMVLIGLWCAGLTCWGVWLLWRGRLRSSSRFSSALIYSAPLGFVATIAGWIVAECGRQPWTIVGLLRTADAATPTPPVMSHTLVAAVVATAIIGLTVYGNLRVLRKTEA; encoded by the coding sequence ATGGACGCCTTGCAACTGGCCCGCATGGAATTTGCGCTAGCCGCCATTCTCCACATTGTGTTTCCCGTCATCACCATCGGTCTGGCGTGGTTCCTGGTTCTTTTCGAGATCCTGCGACGACGCCATCGTACCGAACACTGGACCGGCCTCTATCGGTTCTGGACACGCATACTGGCTATCAACTTCCTCGCGGGCATCGCGACCGGAATACTGCTGGGTCACCAGTTCGCAACGCTGTTCCGACCGTTCGTCGAATTCGCCGCGCCGGTACTCGACCCCCTACGCACCGCGGAGACACCCCTGCTGGCCGTGGTCGAAGCAGCATGTATTGGCGTCATGCTGATGGACGGACGGCGCGGCGTGCCAGCGTGGCTGCGGGCGGGTGCCACGGTCGTTGTGGCGGTCATGCTCACCAATGCAGGGTATTGGATTCTGTGTGCCAACACCTTCATGCAGCATCCCACCGGTGTTGCGGTTGTTGCCGGAAAACTCGTCCCGGTGGACTGGAACGCGATACTGCTCAATCCCCTGCTGCCAAACCGATTCGCACATGTGGTGCTGGGAGCGCTGTTCACCGCCGCACTTGTCCTGGCAGGCGTGGGCGCGTGGCAGTGGCGCCGCACCGGTAGCGCCAGTGGCCGCCTGAGCGTGAAGGTCTCTCTCCTGGCACTGGCTCTCGTCGTTCCGGCGCAAGTACTGACCGGGCACCTTAGCGGGCTGCACGTCCGTGAGCATCAGCCGGCGAAGTTCGCCGCGATCGAAGCACTGTGGGAAACGCAGCACGGCGCGCCACTGGTGCTCTGGGCCTGGCCCGACCAGGTCCGGCAACGCAATATGGCTGCGCTGGAAATTCCGCGGATCGGCAGCCTGATCTTCACGCATGACTGGAACGGATCAGTCGATGGCCTGGACAAAATTGCACCGCAGAACCGTCCGCCACTGATACCCGTATTCTTCGGCTTTCGGCTGATGGTGCTGATCGGGCTGTGGTGCGCGGGATTGACGTGCTGGGGGGTGTGGCTGCTGTGGCGCGGACGACTGCGCAGCAGCAGCAGATTCTCGAGCGCCCTCATCTATTCCGCGCCTCTGGGCTTCGTCGCGACGATAGCGGGCTGGATCGTCGCCGAATGCGGACGCCAGCCCTGGACCATCGTCGGACTGCTTCGCACAGCTGATGCGGCTACGCCGACGCCCCCTGTCATGTCGCACACCCTGGTCGCTGCCGTGGTGGCGACAGCGATCATCGGGCTCACGGTCTATGGCAACCTTCGCGTACTGCGGAAGACGGAAGCCTGA
- a CDS encoding DUF6404 family protein, translating to MDHWEKIRRMETHLSSMGLKSLDYAPPAYRLLWRLGVKITPPLFASFWHLALVPGVLFAFGWGTFMSMLAASRQVPPVSGWRFLTFCVIAGALFGAFLARPAYQKIRTLGLPRWAEYRGGPGS from the coding sequence ATGGATCACTGGGAAAAAATCCGTCGCATGGAGACCCACCTGTCTTCCATGGGACTGAAAAGCCTCGACTACGCCCCACCCGCCTACCGGCTGCTCTGGCGCCTGGGCGTCAAGATCACGCCGCCGCTGTTCGCCAGTTTCTGGCATCTGGCGCTGGTTCCCGGCGTTCTGTTCGCATTCGGCTGGGGCACCTTTATGTCGATGCTCGCCGCCTCACGCCAGGTTCCCCCCGTTTCCGGCTGGCGATTCCTGACATTCTGCGTTATCGCCGGCGCGCTGTTTGGCGCCTTTCTGGCGCGCCCCGCGTACCAGAAGATCCGCACCCTCGGGCTTCCGCGCTGGGCGGAGTATCGTGGCGGGCCCGGCAGCTAG
- a CDS encoding Fic family protein: MNCGDKTYIWQADDWPHWRYDLNALAGPLSLASKAQGLLLGRLADAGMGLRDLAQLSALTEDAVKTSAIEGEILDVQSVRSSIARRLGVNIGALAPVDRSAEGVVDMIMDATAHYDAPLTEQRLFGWHAALFPTGYSGMSAIRVGRWRDDGNGPMQVVSGPHHRQKVHFQAPPADVLNEEISSFLAWANNDLSHPPLIKAALAHLWFVTLHPFDDGNGRIARAVGDLFLARSDSSPQRFYSLSAQIQRERKDYYDILERTQKRSLEVTPWLMWFLATLQRSIDNAHVTLDSVLRKSRFWQQWAEVPMNARQIKVLNRLLDGFEGRLTSSKWASLAKCSADTALRDINELIGAGVLRKTAGGAARLTKFSSRAKRPASRHLLLHLAKRHIAQRPEVVRHPPTHSWLH; this comes from the coding sequence ATGAATTGCGGAGATAAGACCTATATCTGGCAGGCCGACGATTGGCCCCACTGGCGCTATGACCTGAATGCCCTCGCCGGCCCGCTCAGCCTCGCCAGCAAAGCCCAGGGCCTTCTGCTGGGCCGTCTGGCCGACGCGGGGATGGGACTGCGCGACCTGGCACAGCTTTCCGCCCTGACCGAGGACGCTGTGAAAACCAGCGCGATCGAGGGAGAAATTCTCGATGTCCAGTCGGTCCGGTCGTCGATCGCCCGTCGCCTGGGCGTTAACATCGGCGCACTCGCACCGGTGGACCGCTCGGCCGAGGGTGTCGTCGACATGATCATGGACGCCACGGCGCATTATGACGCTCCCCTGACGGAGCAGCGCCTGTTCGGGTGGCACGCCGCCCTGTTCCCGACCGGGTACAGCGGGATGAGCGCGATCCGGGTTGGCCGGTGGCGCGATGACGGCAATGGACCCATGCAGGTGGTGTCGGGTCCGCATCATCGCCAGAAAGTGCACTTCCAGGCGCCGCCGGCAGATGTGTTAAATGAAGAAATATCGTCTTTCCTTGCCTGGGCAAACAACGACCTGTCGCACCCACCATTGATCAAAGCCGCGCTGGCGCACCTGTGGTTTGTCACACTGCATCCGTTTGACGACGGAAACGGGCGCATCGCGAGGGCCGTGGGTGACCTGTTCCTGGCGCGTAGCGACAGCAGCCCACAGCGGTTCTACAGTCTGTCCGCGCAGATCCAACGGGAACGGAAGGACTACTACGACATACTGGAACGCACCCAGAAAAGGTCGCTCGAGGTGACCCCCTGGCTCATGTGGTTCCTGGCGACATTGCAGCGTTCCATCGATAACGCACATGTCACGCTGGACAGCGTGCTGCGAAAGTCGCGCTTCTGGCAGCAATGGGCCGAAGTTCCCATGAACGCGCGGCAGATCAAAGTGCTCAACCGGCTGCTCGACGGTTTCGAGGGTCGGCTGACGAGCAGCAAATGGGCGTCACTGGCCAAGTGCTCCGCAGATACGGCACTACGGGATATCAACGAGTTGATAGGCGCCGGGGTGTTACGGAAAACTGCGGGGGGCGCAGCACGGCTTACGAAATTTTCTAGCAGAGCGAAGCGGCCTGCGAGTAGACATCTGCTGCTACATTTAGCCAAACGACACATTGCGCAAAGGCCTGAAGTCGTACGACATCCGCCTACGCACAGTTGGCTGCATTGA
- the guaA gene encoding glutamine-hydrolyzing GMP synthase encodes MQNIHNDKILILDFGAQYTQLIARRIREIGVYCEIWAWDHNPADIAAFAPKGIILSGGPESVTEANSPRAPKEVFDSGLPVLGICYGMQTMAEQLGGRVEGGHHREFGYARLTAQTHCSLFKGLVNDAEGSPTFGEGESWMGDQGGTPVAATPDRVALDVWMSHGDRVTRLPAGFSAVGSTDSLDLAAMADESRRYYGVQFHPEVTHTKQGAELLRRFVVDICACQTLWTPANIIEDAVERVRAQVGTDKVLLGLSGGVDSSVVAALLEKAIGDQLICVFVDTGLLRWNEGDQVMATMAQNMGVNVIRVNAADRYYAALAGVQDPEAKRKIIGKLFVEIFEEESAKLTDVKWLAQGTIYPDVIESAGSKTGKAHVIKSHHNVGGLPEHMKLGLVEPLRELFKDEVRRMGVELGLPREMVYRHPFPGPGLGVRILGEVKSEYVELLQRADHIFIEELRAQNLYDKTSQAFAVFLPVKSVGVVGDGRAYEWVIALRAVETIDFMTAHWARLPYEFLETVSRRIINELRGISRVVYDISGKPPATIEWE; translated from the coding sequence ATGCAGAATATTCACAACGATAAGATTCTCATCCTGGATTTCGGCGCCCAGTACACCCAGCTGATCGCCCGTCGCATCCGCGAGATCGGCGTCTACTGTGAGATCTGGGCGTGGGACCACAATCCGGCCGACATCGCCGCGTTTGCGCCGAAAGGCATCATTCTCTCCGGCGGCCCCGAGTCGGTGACCGAAGCCAATTCCCCGCGTGCGCCGAAGGAAGTCTTCGATAGCGGCCTGCCGGTGCTGGGAATCTGCTATGGCATGCAGACCATGGCTGAACAGCTCGGCGGCCGCGTGGAAGGCGGACACCATCGCGAGTTCGGCTATGCCCGCCTCACCGCGCAGACTCACTGCAGCCTGTTCAAGGGCCTGGTGAACGATGCCGAGGGCTCGCCGACGTTCGGCGAAGGCGAAAGCTGGATGGGCGATCAGGGTGGCACGCCGGTGGCCGCGACGCCGGATCGCGTCGCGCTCGATGTCTGGATGTCCCACGGCGATCGTGTCACCCGGCTGCCGGCGGGTTTCTCGGCGGTCGGTTCCACCGATTCGCTCGACCTTGCCGCCATGGCCGACGAATCGCGTCGCTACTACGGCGTGCAATTCCACCCGGAAGTCACTCATACCAAGCAGGGCGCGGAGCTGCTGCGCCGCTTCGTCGTCGACATCTGTGCCTGCCAGACGCTCTGGACACCCGCCAACATCATCGAGGATGCCGTCGAGCGCGTCCGCGCCCAGGTCGGTACCGACAAGGTGCTGCTCGGCCTCTCCGGTGGCGTTGATTCGTCGGTCGTTGCCGCGCTGCTCGAAAAGGCGATCGGCGACCAGCTGATCTGCGTCTTCGTCGATACGGGCCTGCTCCGCTGGAACGAGGGCGACCAGGTCATGGCGACGATGGCCCAGAACATGGGCGTCAACGTCATCCGCGTGAACGCGGCCGACCGCTACTACGCGGCGCTGGCCGGCGTGCAGGATCCGGAAGCCAAGCGCAAGATTATCGGCAAGCTCTTCGTCGAGATCTTCGAAGAAGAATCGGCCAAGCTCACCGACGTGAAGTGGCTCGCCCAGGGCACCATCTACCCCGACGTGATCGAATCGGCCGGATCAAAGACCGGCAAGGCTCATGTCATCAAAAGCCACCACAACGTCGGTGGCCTGCCCGAGCATATGAAGCTCGGCCTCGTCGAACCGCTGCGTGAACTGTTCAAGGATGAAGTCCGCCGCATGGGTGTCGAACTCGGACTGCCACGCGAGATGGTCTATCGCCATCCGTTCCCTGGTCCAGGGCTGGGCGTGCGCATCCTTGGTGAGGTCAAGTCCGAGTACGTGGAGCTGCTGCAGCGGGCCGACCACATCTTCATCGAAGAGCTGCGCGCCCAGAACCTCTACGACAAGACCAGCCAGGCGTTTGCGGTCTTCCTTCCGGTCAAGTCCGTCGGCGTCGTCGGCGACGGCCGCGCCTACGAGTGGGTCATCGCCCTGCGCGCGGTCGAAACCATCGACTTCATGACCGCCCATTGGGCGCGGCTGCCGTACGAGTTTCTCGAAACCGTTTCGCGCCGCATCATCAACGAGCTGCGCGGCATTTCCCGTGTCGTCTACGACATCAGCGGAAAGCCGCCGGCGACGATTGAGTGGGAATAA
- the guaB gene encoding IMP dehydrogenase, translating to MRILAEALTFDDVSLVPAYSNVLPKDVNTSTRLTRSIRLNIPVVSAAMDTVTEARLAITMAQSGGIGIIHKNMPVERQASEVRLVKKFEAGVIRDPITVNPETSIREVMQIVRARNISGVPVVDADNGLVGIVTNRDLRFERKPDDPVRHIMTRKDRLVTVKEGASEDDVLALLHKHRIEKVLVVDDEFRLRGLITVKDIQKARDNPNAAKDSHERLRVGAAVGVGGDTEDRVAALVEAGVDVIVVDTAHGHSQGVLDRVRWVKKNFPNMQVIGGNIVTADAALALVDAGVDAVKVGVGPGSICTTRIVAGVGVPQISAVSMVAEALRPHDVPLIADGGIRYSGDIAKALVAGASTVMIGGMFAGTEEAPGEVELYQGRSYKSYRGMGSLGAMQKGSKDRYFQDEADADKLVPEGIEGRVPYRGPLRSIVHQLLGGLRASMGYVGCATVEDLQRKPQFVRITSAGVRESHVHDVTITKEAPNYRLD from the coding sequence ATGCGCATCCTTGCCGAAGCCCTGACGTTTGACGACGTCTCCCTCGTTCCCGCCTATTCCAACGTCCTGCCCAAGGACGTCAACACCTCCACGCGACTGACCCGCTCGATCCGCCTGAACATCCCGGTGGTGTCCGCGGCCATGGATACGGTCACGGAAGCCCGGCTCGCCATCACCATGGCGCAGAGCGGCGGCATCGGCATCATCCACAAGAACATGCCGGTCGAGCGCCAGGCCAGTGAAGTGCGCCTGGTGAAGAAGTTCGAGGCCGGCGTGATCCGCGACCCGATCACCGTCAATCCGGAAACCTCGATCCGCGAAGTGATGCAGATCGTCCGTGCACGCAACATCTCCGGCGTGCCGGTGGTAGACGCGGACAACGGCCTGGTCGGCATCGTCACCAACCGTGACCTGCGCTTCGAGCGCAAGCCGGACGATCCGGTCCGCCACATCATGACCCGCAAGGATCGCCTGGTTACCGTGAAGGAAGGTGCTTCCGAAGACGACGTCCTCGCGCTGCTGCACAAGCACCGTATCGAAAAGGTCCTGGTGGTCGATGACGAGTTCCGCCTGCGCGGCCTCATCACCGTCAAGGACATCCAGAAAGCCCGCGACAATCCCAACGCCGCCAAGGACTCCCACGAGCGCCTGCGCGTCGGCGCCGCCGTCGGCGTCGGTGGCGATACGGAAGACCGCGTGGCCGCCCTGGTGGAAGCGGGCGTCGACGTCATCGTCGTCGATACCGCCCACGGTCATTCGCAGGGCGTGCTCGATCGCGTCCGCTGGGTAAAGAAGAACTTCCCGAACATGCAGGTCATCGGCGGCAACATCGTCACCGCTGATGCCGCGCTCGCCCTGGTCGATGCCGGCGTGGACGCGGTCAAGGTCGGCGTCGGCCCCGGCTCGATCTGCACCACGCGCATCGTCGCCGGTGTGGGCGTGCCGCAGATCAGCGCGGTGAGCATGGTGGCCGAAGCCCTGCGCCCGCATGACGTTCCGCTCATCGCCGACGGCGGCATCCGCTACTCCGGCGATATCGCCAAGGCGCTGGTCGCCGGTGCCTCCACCGTCATGATCGGCGGCATGTTTGCCGGTACCGAGGAAGCCCCGGGCGAAGTCGAGCTGTACCAGGGCCGTTCCTACAAGAGCTACCGTGGCATGGGTTCGCTCGGTGCGATGCAGAAGGGCTCGAAGGACCGCTACTTCCAGGACGAAGCCGACGCCGACAAGCTCGTGCCCGAAGGCATCGAAGGTCGCGTTCCGTATCGCGGCCCGCTGCGCAGCATCGTGCACCAGCTGCTTGGTGGTCTGCGCGCGTCGATGGGCTATGTTGGCTGCGCAACGGTCGAAGACCTGCAGCGCAAGCCCCAGTTCGTGCGCATCACCAGTGCCGGCGTGCGCGAGTCGCATGTGCACGACGTGACGATCACCAAAGAAGCGCCGAACTACCGTCTTGATTGA
- a CDS encoding TRAP transporter large permease: protein MIWVIVGALLILAALGAPLFALLGVIALLGFSSAGQEGIAVAVEFYRLSDMPALIAIPLFTLAGYLLAESQTPQRLVRLTNALVGWMPGGLAIVAILACTLFTAFTGATGVTIIALGAVLYPALRQAHYEQRFTLGLLTASGSLGLLLVPSMPLILYGVVAQQFQTTPPVTIDALFKAGVLPCLLMVVMLGAYSAWHVRKVPRPPSAGVREVWAAVKAAAWEIPLPFVVLIGIYSGALAASEAAAATALYVLVVTVLIRREIPLGQLPRVIRHAMVLVGGILVILGFSLALTNWLIDAEVPDKLFQFLRTQIPESQPFLFLLALNLFLLVFGMLLEGFPAIILLVPLVLPVALRYGVDPVHLGIIFLANLQLGIFLPPLGINLYIASARFRQPVMTLVRAAVPFFLIMLAATLVITYWPGLSLWLAR, encoded by the coding sequence ATGATCTGGGTCATCGTGGGGGCGCTGTTGATCCTCGCGGCGCTCGGCGCGCCGCTGTTCGCGCTGCTCGGCGTGATCGCGTTGCTGGGTTTCAGCAGCGCAGGGCAGGAGGGTATCGCGGTGGCGGTCGAGTTCTACCGCCTCTCCGACATGCCGGCGCTGATCGCGATTCCGCTTTTCACGCTCGCCGGCTATCTGCTGGCGGAAAGCCAGACGCCCCAGCGACTGGTGCGGTTGACCAACGCCCTGGTCGGCTGGATGCCGGGTGGGCTCGCTATCGTGGCCATTCTTGCGTGCACGCTGTTCACGGCGTTTACGGGCGCCACGGGCGTCACCATCATCGCGCTCGGGGCGGTGCTGTATCCGGCGCTGCGCCAGGCGCACTACGAACAGCGTTTCACCCTGGGCCTGCTGACGGCTTCCGGCAGCCTCGGCCTGCTGCTGGTGCCTTCGATGCCGCTGATCCTCTACGGGGTCGTCGCGCAGCAGTTCCAGACCACGCCGCCGGTCACAATCGATGCGCTGTTCAAGGCCGGTGTGCTGCCGTGCCTCCTGATGGTCGTGATGCTCGGTGCGTACAGCGCCTGGCACGTGCGCAAGGTACCGCGTCCGCCCAGTGCCGGTGTGCGCGAGGTGTGGGCGGCGGTGAAAGCGGCAGCCTGGGAAATCCCGCTGCCGTTCGTGGTGCTGATCGGCATCTATTCCGGCGCGCTGGCGGCTTCCGAGGCAGCCGCGGCCACGGCGCTGTACGTGCTGGTGGTGACAGTGCTGATTCGTCGCGAAATTCCGCTGGGGCAGCTGCCGCGGGTGATTCGCCACGCGATGGTGCTGGTGGGCGGCATCCTGGTGATCCTGGGCTTCTCGTTGGCGCTGACCAACTGGCTGATCGATGCCGAGGTGCCGGACAAACTGTTCCAGTTCCTGCGCACGCAGATCCCGGAAAGCCAGCCGTTCCTGTTCCTTTTGGCCCTGAACCTGTTCCTGCTGGTCTTCGGAATGCTGCTGGAGGGTTTCCCGGCGATCATCCTGCTGGTGCCGCTCGTGTTGCCCGTTGCCCTGCGCTATGGGGTCGATCCGGTACACCTGGGCATCATTTTCCTGGCCAACCTGCAGCTGGGCATCTTCCTGCCGCCGCTGGGCATCAACCTCTATATCGCCAGCGCGCGCTTCCGCCAGCCCGTGATGACCCTGGTTCGCGCCGCCGTGCCGTTCTTCCTCATCATGCTGGCGGCGACCCTGGTGATCACCTACTGGCCAGGGCTCTCGCTCTGGCTGGCGCGATAA
- a CDS encoding TRAP transporter small permease: MTDRLRRLVTRVHLIEDWVLTAFVLVLVVLAGAQILLRNVFDSGFAWAEPLLRALVLWSAMLGAVIATREDQHIGLDFIARFVSGWKLRVARFLALAFAGGLCAAMTWHSLALVQLDKEGGTPGVLGIPAWGLELVLPIGFGLMAIRFLIRAFMPPHDRHGEEPGAAA, encoded by the coding sequence GTGACCGATCGCCTTCGGCGCCTTGTGACGCGTGTGCACCTGATCGAAGACTGGGTGCTGACGGCGTTCGTGCTCGTACTGGTTGTCCTGGCCGGTGCGCAGATCCTGCTGCGCAACGTGTTTGATAGCGGCTTTGCCTGGGCCGAGCCGCTGCTGCGCGCCCTGGTGCTCTGGAGCGCCATGCTTGGCGCCGTCATCGCCACGCGCGAAGACCAGCACATCGGTCTGGATTTCATCGCCCGTTTCGTCAGCGGCTGGAAGCTCCGCGTCGCGCGCTTTCTTGCGCTGGCCTTCGCCGGTGGCCTGTGCGCCGCAATGACCTGGCACAGCCTCGCCCTGGTCCAGCTGGACAAGGAAGGCGGAACGCCCGGCGTCCTGGGAATTCCCGCCTGGGGCCTGGAGCTGGTGCTGCCGATCGGTTTTGGGCTGATGGCCATCCGTTTTCTGATCCGCGCGTTCATGCCGCCCCACGACCGTCACGGTGAAGAACCGGGAGCGGCCGCATGA
- the dctP gene encoding TRAP transporter substrate-binding protein DctP: MKIRKMGRWSLLALALLSGVASAAEVFKIATVAPDGTAWMREMRAGADAVKTRTEGRVEIKYYPGGVMGDPATVLRKIKIGQLHGGAFTGGEISGVNPDVQIYSLPFIFRSQAEVDAVRAKLDEKIKAGFEPKGFVALGLSGGGFAYIMSTKPIKNRDDLKASKVWVPQGDYIAEVAFKAAGVTPISLPLADVFTSLQTGLIDTAANTMAGSIAFQWHTKIKHVVDLPVSYVVGVLTVDKKAFDKLTPDDQAAVKDEMAKAFARLDKVSIEDNKAALETLKGQGITIYQPSAEEQKTWQTVGQDASRQLEGEKAFSAELYKVLNDELAAVRARQ; encoded by the coding sequence ATGAAGATCCGAAAGATGGGACGGTGGAGTCTGCTCGCGCTGGCGCTGCTGTCGGGCGTCGCATCCGCGGCGGAAGTGTTCAAGATCGCGACCGTAGCGCCGGACGGCACCGCCTGGATGCGCGAAATGCGCGCGGGTGCAGACGCGGTCAAGACGCGCACGGAAGGCCGTGTCGAGATCAAGTACTACCCGGGCGGCGTGATGGGCGATCCGGCCACGGTTCTGCGCAAGATCAAGATCGGCCAGCTGCACGGCGGCGCCTTCACCGGTGGCGAGATCTCCGGCGTGAATCCCGATGTCCAGATCTACAGCCTGCCGTTCATCTTCCGCAGCCAGGCGGAAGTCGACGCCGTCCGCGCCAAGCTGGACGAAAAGATCAAGGCTGGCTTTGAACCGAAGGGTTTCGTCGCGCTGGGTCTGTCCGGAGGCGGTTTCGCCTATATCATGAGCACGAAGCCGATCAAGAACCGCGATGACCTCAAGGCCTCCAAGGTGTGGGTGCCGCAGGGCGACTACATCGCCGAAGTGGCGTTCAAGGCGGCTGGCGTGACGCCGATCTCGCTGCCGCTCGCCGACGTGTTCACCAGCCTTCAGACCGGCCTGATCGATACGGCTGCCAACACCATGGCCGGCAGCATCGCGTTCCAGTGGCACACCAAGATCAAGCACGTGGTCGATCTGCCGGTCAGCTACGTCGTCGGCGTGCTCACCGTCGACAAGAAAGCCTTCGACAAGCTGACGCCGGATGACCAGGCCGCCGTGAAGGATGAAATGGCCAAGGCCTTCGCGCGCCTGGACAAGGTCAGCATCGAAGACAACAAGGCCGCACTGGAAACGCTGAAGGGGCAGGGCATCACGATCTATCAGCCCAGTGCCGAGGAACAGAAAACCTGGCAGACCGTCGGCCAGGACGCCTCCAGGCAACTGGAGGGCGAGAAGGCGTTTTCGGCCGAGCTGTACAAAGTGCTCAATGACGAGCTGGCGGCCGTACGCGCCAGGCAGTAA
- a CDS encoding TRAP transporter TatT component family protein — protein MKTSLPRKFAGLCLAAVALSGCAGIVNKATQRFADNLGTAILNENDPATVRDGVPAYLLLLDALIQGDPNNTGTLLAGAKLYGAYAGGFVTEPERGKRLSLKAFDYARRATCIRSKPLCDVLAQPYETFAAAVNRAGAKEIDILYGLGSAWAGRIQQDSGDWNAIADLPKVQLIFERILALSPDYEAGAPNMVMGVLHSLRPESLGGKPELGKTYFEKAIAMSGGKNLMAKTLYAQYYARLVFDQELHDRLLNEVIAAPAEAPTLTLMNTLAQERGKLLLQTGKDYF, from the coding sequence GTGAAGACTTCGCTCCCACGGAAGTTCGCCGGACTGTGCCTGGCCGCGGTCGCCCTGAGCGGCTGCGCCGGGATCGTCAACAAGGCGACGCAACGCTTTGCCGACAATCTCGGTACCGCCATTCTCAACGAGAACGATCCCGCCACGGTGCGCGATGGCGTGCCCGCGTACCTGCTGTTGCTCGACGCGCTGATACAGGGTGATCCGAACAATACCGGTACCCTGCTGGCCGGTGCGAAACTCTACGGCGCTTACGCTGGCGGTTTCGTGACCGAGCCCGAGCGCGGCAAGCGTCTTTCGCTCAAGGCCTTCGATTACGCCAGGCGCGCCACCTGCATTCGTTCAAAGCCGCTGTGCGATGTGCTGGCGCAGCCCTATGAAACCTTCGCGGCGGCGGTGAACAGGGCCGGGGCAAAAGAGATCGACATTTTGTACGGGCTGGGTTCTGCCTGGGCTGGCCGCATCCAGCAGGACAGTGGCGACTGGAACGCCATTGCCGATCTTCCCAAGGTGCAGCTGATCTTCGAGCGCATTCTGGCGCTCAGTCCCGACTATGAAGCGGGTGCACCGAACATGGTGATGGGGGTGCTGCACTCGCTCCGCCCCGAGTCGCTCGGCGGCAAGCCGGAACTGGGCAAGACCTATTTCGAGAAAGCCATTGCCATGTCCGGCGGCAAGAACCTCATGGCCAAGACACTCTACGCGCAGTACTACGCGCGGCTGGTGTTCGACCAGGAGCTGCACGACCGGCTTCTCAACGAAGTGATCGCCGCGCCGGCCGAGGCGCCCACGCTCACGCTGATGAACACGCTGGCGCAGGAGCGCGGAAAACTCCTGCTGCAGACCGGCAAAGATTATTTCTAG
- the folD gene encoding bifunctional methylenetetrahydrofolate dehydrogenase/methenyltetrahydrofolate cyclohydrolase FolD — translation MTARILDGKRIADELLARIQARVAERATLGKSRPGLAVVLVGSDPASGVYVKNKRKACKQVGFRSFDYDLPADTSQTDLYALIDKLNADEKVHGILVQLPLPPHIDATALINRIDPRKDVDGFHAANVGSLVLRQRGLRPCTPKGVMTLLAHTDKPIRGEHAVIVGVSNHVGRPMALELLLAGCTTTSCHKFTRDLAGFVAQADIVVVAVGRPGLVKGEWIKPGAIVVDIGINRLDDGTLVGDVEFDVAAERASWITPVPGGVGRMTVATLIENTLEAAETFFDGR, via the coding sequence ATGACCGCCCGCATCCTGGACGGCAAACGCATCGCCGACGAATTGCTCGCCCGGATCCAGGCCCGGGTCGCCGAACGGGCCACCCTCGGCAAATCACGTCCCGGACTGGCTGTCGTGCTCGTTGGCAGCGACCCGGCGTCCGGCGTCTACGTGAAGAACAAGCGCAAGGCCTGCAAGCAGGTCGGCTTCCGCTCGTTCGACTACGACCTTCCCGCTGACACCAGCCAGACCGATCTCTACGCCCTGATCGACAAACTCAATGCCGACGAGAAGGTTCACGGCATCCTGGTGCAGCTGCCGTTGCCGCCGCATATCGACGCGACGGCGCTGATCAATCGCATCGATCCGCGCAAGGACGTGGATGGCTTCCACGCCGCCAATGTGGGTTCCCTCGTCCTGCGCCAACGTGGCCTGCGCCCATGCACGCCCAAGGGCGTGATGACCCTGCTGGCCCACACCGACAAACCAATCCGTGGCGAACATGCCGTCATCGTCGGCGTTTCCAACCACGTCGGCCGGCCGATGGCGCTCGAGCTGCTCCTGGCGGGCTGCACCACCACCTCCTGCCACAAATTCACGCGCGATCTCGCGGGGTTCGTTGCCCAGGCCGACATCGTCGTGGTCGCCGTCGGACGTCCAGGGCTGGTCAAGGGCGAATGGATCAAACCCGGTGCCATCGTGGTCGACATCGGCATCAACCGGCTCGACGATGGAACCCTGGTGGGCGACGTGGAATTCGATGTCGCAGCCGAGCGCGCGTCGTGGATTACGCCGGTTCCCGGCGGTGTCGGGCGGATGACCGTGGCGACGCTGATCGAGAACACCCTCGAAGCGGCCGAAACCTTCTTCGACGGACGATAA